One Desulfomicrobium escambiense DSM 10707 DNA segment encodes these proteins:
- the prfB gene encoding peptide chain release factor 2 (programmed frameshift) — MLQYSELKAKAAQLDERFTDFWRRLDLRGHKERLAQIEKQLSTPGVWDKPDLLTPVLQEKTQLESRVGEWEDLARARDNAQEWLEMAAAEQTEEMLHALEDALTEMESKLEGAQMRTLLSDPEDVSEAILEIHPGAGGTESQDWAEMLLRMYRRFAERTGFKVELLDLLPGDEAGVKSVTLHIHGPYAYGQLKGEKGTHRLIRISPFDSSGRRHTSFASVDVYPDAGQDIEIEVRDEDIRVDIFRSSGPGGQSVNTTDSAVRITHIPTGLVAQCQNEKSQHKNKEAAMKVLKARLYELELQKIASERQAEYVAKGAIAFGSQIRTYTLQPYRLVKDHRTGTETSNVDAVLDGNIDAFIHNYLLHLHASA; from the exons ATGTTGCAATATTCGGAACTCAAGGCCAAGGCAGCCCAGCTCGACGAACGCTTCACCGACTTCTGGAGGCGTCTT GACCTTCGCGGCCACAAGGAGCGCCTGGCGCAGATCGAAAAACAGCTCTCCACGCCCGGAGTCTGGGACAAGCCCGACCTGCTGACCCCGGTCCTGCAGGAGAAGACCCAGCTCGAAAGCCGCGTGGGTGAATGGGAAGACCTGGCCCGCGCCCGCGACAACGCCCAGGAGTGGTTGGAAATGGCCGCGGCCGAGCAGACCGAGGAGATGCTCCACGCCCTGGAGGACGCCCTGACGGAAATGGAGTCCAAGCTCGAAGGGGCGCAGATGCGCACCCTGCTGAGCGACCCCGAGGACGTCAGCGAAGCCATCCTGGAGATACATCCCGGCGCCGGCGGCACCGAGTCCCAGGACTGGGCGGAGATGCTCCTGCGCATGTACCGCCGCTTCGCCGAGCGCACGGGCTTCAAGGTCGAACTCCTCGACCTGCTGCCCGGCGACGAGGCCGGCGTGAAGAGCGTGACCCTGCACATCCACGGCCCCTACGCCTACGGCCAGCTCAAGGGCGAGAAGGGGACGCACCGCCTGATCCGCATCTCGCCCTTCGACTCCAGCGGCAGGCGGCACACCTCCTTCGCTTCGGTGGACGTCTACCCCGACGCGGGGCAGGACATCGAGATCGAGGTCCGCGACGAGGACATCCGCGTGGACATATTCCGCTCCAGCGGACCCGGCGGTCAGTCCGTCAACACCACGGACTCGGCCGTGCGCATCACGCACATCCCCACGGGGCTGGTGGCCCAGTGCCAGAACGAGAAGTCCCAGCACAAGAACAAGGAGGCGGCCATGAAAGTCCTCAAGGCCCGCCTCTACGAACTGGAACTGCAGAAGATCGCGAGCGAACGGCAGGCCGAGTACGTGGCCAAGGGCGCCATCGCCTTCGGCTCCCAGATCAGGACCTACACGCTGCAGCCCTACCGGCTGGTCAAGGACCACCGCACGGGCACGGAGACGAGCAATGTCGACGCGGTGCTCGACGGCAACATCGACGCATTCATCCACAATTACCTCCTCCACCTCCATGCTTCTGCCTGA
- the lnt gene encoding apolipoprotein N-acyltransferase, whose protein sequence is MSNRSSGFSSPSRPDSFLYRFGPAGLALIGAWFGFANPLAHFPPAVLLLPAALILATSRARGYGHAFRTGLLTALPGYAASLYWLAIPVHDFGGLPWALALPCPVLVGAVLAAYAGLFCVAMYVVRTRLHTPLAVLLGGLLWASLELARNHLLTGFPWITLASALAPWPATLGLSAWIGGFGLSGVVAAMGHVLASGRLRTGLAFLPLLALCLLPAYLRTPAEPVGTASVGMIQGNIDQSLKWDESLQASILSTYVKLTREAVERSAPDLVVWPETAMPFYFQDPSDFSTAVRAAVKQAGVPLLAGSPAYSVPTEPGAPQFVLHNRAYLLNRGGEVVSWYDKEHLVPFGEYVPLGEWLPFITKLVPGQFEFRPGINSAPLSSGTMAMGLLICYEAIFPELAQARVEAGANVLVNISNDAWFGRSSAPLQHLHMAVLRAVEQNRAIIRATNTGVSVVIGPDGSLKGASELFATLVVHDPAVPLLTETTFYHEHMLLIHTTFPILGLVLLTLAWLKWGRKRH, encoded by the coding sequence ATGTCAAACAGATCCAGTGGGTTCTCGTCACCAAGCCGTCCTGATTCCTTCCTGTACCGTTTCGGACCGGCGGGCCTGGCGCTCATCGGCGCGTGGTTCGGCTTCGCCAACCCCCTGGCGCATTTCCCGCCGGCAGTCCTGCTCCTGCCGGCGGCCCTGATCCTCGCGACGTCCAGGGCGCGGGGCTACGGCCACGCCTTCCGCACGGGCCTGCTGACCGCGCTGCCCGGGTACGCGGCCAGCCTCTACTGGCTGGCCATTCCGGTCCACGACTTCGGCGGCCTGCCCTGGGCCCTGGCCCTGCCCTGCCCGGTCCTTGTCGGCGCCGTGCTGGCCGCCTACGCCGGGCTCTTCTGCGTGGCCATGTACGTGGTCCGCACGCGGCTGCACACGCCCCTGGCCGTGCTGCTGGGCGGGCTCCTCTGGGCGTCGCTGGAACTGGCGCGCAACCATCTCCTGACGGGCTTCCCCTGGATCACCCTGGCCTCGGCCCTGGCCCCGTGGCCGGCGACGCTGGGACTGTCCGCCTGGATCGGCGGCTTCGGCCTGTCCGGAGTCGTCGCCGCCATGGGGCACGTCCTGGCGTCTGGTCGCCTACGCACCGGCCTGGCCTTCCTGCCGCTCCTGGCCCTGTGCCTGCTGCCGGCCTACCTGCGCACGCCGGCCGAACCCGTGGGCACGGCGTCGGTCGGCATGATCCAGGGCAACATCGACCAGAGCCTCAAATGGGACGAAAGCCTGCAGGCCTCGATCCTGTCGACCTACGTGAAACTCACCCGGGAAGCTGTGGAACGCAGCGCTCCGGATCTCGTCGTCTGGCCCGAGACAGCCATGCCGTTCTATTTCCAGGATCCGTCGGACTTCTCCACCGCCGTGCGTGCAGCCGTGAAGCAGGCAGGCGTGCCGCTTCTGGCCGGATCCCCGGCCTACTCCGTGCCCACGGAGCCCGGCGCCCCCCAGTTCGTGCTGCACAACCGCGCCTACCTGCTGAACCGGGGGGGCGAGGTCGTCTCCTGGTACGACAAGGAGCACCTGGTGCCCTTCGGCGAGTACGTACCCCTGGGTGAGTGGCTGCCCTTCATCACCAAGCTGGTGCCGGGACAGTTCGAGTTCCGGCCGGGCATCAACTCCGCGCCCCTGTCATCGGGCACCATGGCCATGGGCCTTCTGATCTGCTACGAGGCCATCTTCCCGGAACTGGCCCAGGCCAGGGTCGAGGCAGGGGCCAACGTGCTCGTCAACATCAGCAACGACGCCTGGTTCGGGCGCTCCTCGGCCCCGCTGCAGCACCTGCACATGGCCGTGCTGCGCGCCGTGGAGCAGAACCGCGCCATCATCCGCGCAACGAACACGGGAGTGAGCGTCGTCATCGGCCCCGACGGGAGCCTCAAGGGAGCCTCGGAACTTTTCGCCACGCTGGTTGTGCACGACCCGGCCGTGCCGCTCTTGACAGAGACGACCTTTTACCACGAGCATATGCTTTTGATCCACACCACCTTCCCCATCCTGGGCCTGGTCCTGCTGACCCTGGCCTGGCTCAAGTGGGGCAGAAAACGACACTGA
- a CDS encoding hemolysin family protein, whose amino-acid sequence MDEGSDSRLWTALRRLFSRRGECHLEEAIQEAKNDGELQNDEMSMLLNVLQLDDKQAYEIMIPRTDIVCAEIDETITEVATKFFESGHSRMPVYKETKDQIVGILHCKELLRFFVGAEHPESMSEVLRTPYFIPETKNVKNILLDFQTNKQHMAIVLDEYGGTAGLLTLEDVLEEIVGDIEDEYDPVRPEEIQPAEDGSYLVSGRTSLEDLFEECSIRLESEQVETVGGYISEQLGRVPEAGESLELQGHTFLIKEADVKQIQWVLVTKPS is encoded by the coding sequence ATGGATGAGGGCTCGGACAGTCGACTTTGGACCGCGCTACGGCGCCTCTTCTCGCGCAGGGGTGAATGCCATCTCGAAGAGGCGATCCAGGAGGCCAAGAACGACGGCGAACTGCAGAACGACGAAATGTCCATGCTTCTGAACGTGCTGCAGCTCGATGACAAACAGGCATACGAAATCATGATCCCCCGCACGGATATCGTCTGCGCGGAAATCGACGAGACGATCACCGAGGTCGCCACGAAATTCTTCGAGAGCGGGCACTCGCGCATGCCCGTCTACAAGGAGACCAAGGACCAGATCGTCGGCATCCTGCACTGCAAGGAACTCCTGCGCTTCTTCGTGGGCGCCGAGCACCCCGAAAGCATGAGCGAGGTCCTGCGTACCCCCTATTTCATCCCGGAGACCAAGAACGTCAAAAACATCCTCCTGGACTTCCAGACCAACAAGCAGCACATGGCCATCGTCCTGGACGAGTACGGCGGAACAGCCGGCCTGCTGACCCTGGAGGACGTCCTGGAGGAAATCGTCGGCGACATCGAGGACGAATACGACCCCGTCCGCCCCGAGGAAATCCAGCCCGCAGAGGACGGTTCCTATCTCGTTTCCGGACGAACGAGCCTGGAGGACCTCTTCGAGGAATGCTCCATCCGGCTCGAGTCCGAACAGGTCGAGACCGTCGGCGGATACATCAGCGAACAGCTCGGCCGCGTCCCCGAAGCCGGCGAATCCCTGGAGCTGCAGGGTCACACGTTTCTCATCAAGGAAGCCGATGTCAAACAGATCCAGTGGGTTCTCGTCACCAAGCCGTCCTGA
- a CDS encoding radical SAM protein gives MTNSGHTMFRPPAEAASVLIRVADGCPHNSCAFCAMYRGVPYREHGTAEIEMAVAQAAKLRPDARRVFLADGDVLALSAPTLAFILDRLRAAFPRLARVNCYASGQALAAKTDAELAGLQRAGLHTLYLGLESGSPQVLANMAKAGSVEDMVRGCKRARQAGLAVSAMVLVGLGGRDLSAVHARETAAAVNAMQPDLLSFLRLVPVPGTPLERRIESGRFRQLTEEEAVRETRAILAGLELRRTVFRADHGSNVLPMAGRLPRDRDALLAELDELLGCGVLDASGPGPMPSLL, from the coding sequence ATGACGAATTCCGGACACACCATGTTCCGCCCCCCGGCCGAAGCCGCCAGCGTTCTCATCCGCGTGGCCGACGGCTGCCCTCACAACTCCTGCGCCTTCTGCGCCATGTACCGGGGCGTGCCTTACCGCGAGCACGGCACGGCCGAGATCGAGATGGCCGTCGCGCAGGCGGCCAAGCTTCGGCCCGACGCCCGGCGCGTCTTCCTGGCCGACGGCGACGTCCTGGCCCTGTCCGCGCCGACCCTCGCCTTCATTCTCGACAGGCTGCGTGCCGCCTTTCCGCGCCTGGCCCGCGTCAACTGCTACGCCTCGGGCCAGGCCCTGGCGGCAAAAACGGACGCCGAACTCGCCGGTCTGCAGCGCGCGGGCCTGCACACCCTCTACCTGGGTCTGGAAAGCGGCTCCCCGCAGGTGCTCGCGAACATGGCCAAGGCCGGAAGCGTCGAGGACATGGTTCGGGGCTGCAAGCGGGCCCGGCAGGCGGGCCTGGCCGTGTCGGCCATGGTGCTCGTGGGACTCGGCGGGCGGGACCTGTCCGCAGTCCACGCGCGGGAGACCGCCGCGGCCGTCAACGCCATGCAGCCCGACCTGCTGTCGTTCCTGCGGCTGGTCCCGGTGCCGGGCACACCCCTTGAACGGCGCATCGAAAGCGGCCGATTCCGGCAGCTGACCGAGGAAGAGGCCGTGCGCGAGACGCGCGCCATCCTGGCCGGCCTCGAACTGCGGCGCACGGTCTTCCGGGCGGACCACGGGTCGAACGTCCTGCCCATGGCCGGACGGCTGCCCCGCGACCGGGACGCCCTGCTGGCCGAACTCGACGAACTGCTGGGCTGCGGCGTGCTGGACGCTTCAGGCCCCGGCCCCATGCCCTCCCTGCTCTGA
- a CDS encoding DUF2868 domain-containing protein: MKHGMRFGDFLDLEWFLEQDRLADPAATLRRDRRLGLEAQEASVPAEGFGMFWLLRRRADSGTTPASVLASGLNVLRLILAVAGLAAGASLVRGLLAYAGAEPVNVSVFLLLAVFPQAGLCLLAALLLAARAMGLGQFRIPARPLFSLLWRRQGRLGAQAGFLRTLFLGQGWPARMLAWQCLGLLHLGGLSLAIGSLAALLVGVTVTDLAFGWQSTLQVGAQGMHALVSLFALPWSWLPAQWGLTPTMGQIEGSRIVLKEGISTLASADLVAWWPFLAMCLLTYALLPRLVLLGFTRRALRRLERGFAHPALGRIADRMRSPLVATSDSSEAVSKALPLRTATPGDGVAPDGQAGADGAGCVFLLPPELEGRVAGEDLAATALRVGGEAPVRIVSAALESGDVRRVLAECAGLEWTGGRERYVVLVEAWQPPIRENLQALEILGRDEAGGRSLTLVLCGRPAKGRWLTAASAVDREVWSAAVERLAPLRIDIFGAER; the protein is encoded by the coding sequence ATGAAACACGGCATGCGCTTCGGCGACTTTCTCGATCTGGAATGGTTTCTGGAACAGGACCGGCTGGCCGACCCCGCCGCGACCTTGCGGCGCGACCGCAGGCTCGGGCTGGAGGCCCAAGAGGCCTCCGTGCCTGCGGAAGGCTTCGGCATGTTCTGGCTGCTCCGCCGCCGCGCCGACTCCGGGACGACGCCGGCGTCGGTTCTGGCCTCGGGACTGAACGTCCTGCGCCTCATCCTGGCCGTGGCCGGACTGGCCGCGGGGGCGTCGCTGGTCAGGGGCCTGCTCGCGTACGCCGGCGCGGAGCCCGTCAACGTCTCGGTCTTCCTGCTTCTGGCCGTCTTCCCGCAGGCGGGGCTCTGTCTGCTGGCCGCGCTGCTTCTTGCGGCCAGGGCCATGGGGCTGGGGCAGTTCCGCATCCCGGCCCGTCCGTTGTTCAGCCTGCTGTGGCGTAGGCAGGGGCGGCTCGGGGCGCAGGCCGGTTTCCTGCGCACCCTTTTTCTGGGGCAGGGCTGGCCGGCGCGCATGCTGGCCTGGCAATGCCTGGGGCTCCTGCACCTGGGCGGGCTGAGCCTGGCCATCGGCTCCTTGGCGGCGCTGCTGGTCGGCGTGACGGTCACGGACCTGGCCTTCGGCTGGCAGTCGACCCTGCAGGTCGGGGCGCAGGGCATGCACGCGCTGGTGTCCCTGTTTGCGCTGCCGTGGTCCTGGCTGCCCGCGCAGTGGGGCCTGACGCCGACCATGGGACAGATCGAGGGCAGCCGCATCGTCCTCAAGGAGGGCATCTCGACCCTGGCCAGCGCGGACCTCGTCGCCTGGTGGCCGTTTCTGGCCATGTGCCTGCTGACCTACGCCCTGCTGCCGCGGCTCGTCCTGCTGGGTTTCACCCGCCGCGCCCTGCGGCGGCTGGAAAGGGGCTTTGCCCACCCCGCCCTGGGGCGCATCGCGGACCGCATGCGTTCACCCCTGGTCGCAACATCGGATTCCTCGGAGGCCGTGTCCAAGGCGCTGCCTCTCCGGACCGCGACGCCCGGAGATGGTGTCGCGCCCGACGGCCAAGCCGGGGCCGACGGCGCCGGATGCGTGTTTCTGCTGCCGCCCGAACTGGAGGGGCGCGTCGCCGGGGAGGACCTGGCCGCCACGGCGCTGCGCGTCGGCGGCGAAGCTCCGGTGCGCATCGTCTCCGCCGCCCTGGAGAGCGGCGACGTGCGGCGGGTTCTGGCCGAGTGCGCCGGACTGGAATGGACCGGCGGCCGTGAACGCTACGTCGTGCTGGTGGAGGCGTGGCAGCCGCCCATCAGGGAGAATCTCCAGGCCCTCGAAATCTTGGGGCGCGACGAGGCGGGAGGGCGCAGCCTGACACTCGTGCTCTGCGGCCGCCCCGCCAAGGGCCGCTGGCTGACCGCGGCGTCCGCGGTGGACCGGGAGGTCTGGTCCGCGGCCGTCGAACGGCTCGCGCCGCTCAGAATCGACATCTTCGGAGCTGAAAGATGA
- a CDS encoding GTPase/DUF3482 domain-containing protein has product MSDMPVFAVIGHPNEGKSSVVATLVENDAIRVSPRPGETVEAKAYPVSIDGREVIAFVDTPGFQNPVQTLGWLRKYSGSESELLPAFLAEFADDPGMAHECELLTPVIAGAGIIYVLDASRPMRQVDKAEMEIMRLTGRPRMAILNCKTGEEEFLEEWKAELRRHFNMVRVFNALRATFAERLRLLESLRALEQDWEGALGRVVDAFARDWKRRNAECASLAVDFLRRVLTMSESAPLAEDEDRADKEAVLARRLEERIRAEEGRLHDQVCLQFRHDRRSFALPEQSVLREDLFSTTTWTVFGLSRTRLVAAAVAAGGAAGAALDLATLGHSLGIFAGVGGAAAGLAALFKGEGLVRGRLMGLGIGRRRVQVGPLGAVQWVYILLDRLLMHYWYVIHWSHAVRDKDFLPVPADGGKQGLTGTWDREARALCAEFFKAVRDGGTDRAMALEADLRRLLEGELDRMSRL; this is encoded by the coding sequence ATGAGCGACATGCCGGTATTCGCCGTCATTGGACACCCCAACGAAGGCAAGTCCTCGGTGGTGGCCACCCTCGTCGAGAACGACGCCATCCGCGTGAGCCCAAGGCCCGGGGAAACCGTGGAGGCCAAGGCCTACCCGGTGTCCATCGACGGCCGGGAGGTCATCGCCTTCGTCGACACGCCGGGCTTCCAGAACCCCGTGCAGACCCTGGGCTGGCTGCGCAAGTATTCTGGTTCCGAGTCCGAACTGCTGCCGGCCTTTTTGGCCGAGTTCGCCGACGACCCGGGCATGGCCCACGAATGCGAGCTGCTGACGCCGGTCATCGCAGGCGCAGGCATCATCTACGTTCTCGACGCCTCGCGGCCCATGCGGCAGGTGGACAAGGCCGAGATGGAGATCATGCGCCTGACGGGCCGACCGCGCATGGCCATCCTGAACTGCAAGACGGGCGAGGAGGAATTCCTGGAGGAGTGGAAGGCCGAGCTGCGCAGGCACTTCAACATGGTCCGCGTCTTCAACGCCCTGCGGGCCACCTTCGCCGAACGCCTGCGTCTCCTGGAGAGCCTGCGCGCCCTGGAGCAGGACTGGGAGGGGGCCCTGGGCCGGGTCGTGGACGCCTTCGCCCGCGACTGGAAGCGGCGCAATGCCGAATGCGCGTCTCTGGCCGTGGATTTTCTGCGGCGCGTCCTGACCATGAGCGAGTCTGCCCCCCTGGCCGAGGACGAGGACCGGGCCGACAAGGAGGCCGTGCTGGCCAGGCGGCTGGAGGAGCGCATCCGGGCCGAGGAGGGGCGGCTGCACGACCAGGTCTGCCTGCAGTTCCGCCACGACAGGCGCTCCTTCGCCCTGCCGGAGCAGTCCGTGCTGCGCGAGGACCTTTTTTCGACCACCACCTGGACCGTCTTCGGCCTGAGCAGGACCAGGCTCGTGGCCGCGGCCGTGGCCGCCGGCGGCGCGGCCGGGGCGGCCCTGGACCTGGCCACCCTCGGGCACAGCCTGGGGATTTTCGCCGGCGTGGGCGGCGCGGCCGCGGGGCTGGCCGCGCTGTTCAAGGGGGAAGGGCTGGTCAGGGGGCGGCTCATGGGCCTGGGCATCGGCCGGCGGCGCGTGCAGGTCGGGCCCCTGGGCGCGGTGCAGTGGGTCTACATCCTGCTGGACCGCCTGCTCATGCACTACTGGTACGTGATCCACTGGTCCCACGCCGTGCGCGACAAGGATTTCCTGCCGGTCCCGGCAGACGGCGGCAAGCAGGGCCTGACCGGCACCTGGGATCGCGAGGCCCGGGCCCTGTGCGCGGAGTTCTTCAAGGCGGTCAGGGACGGCGGCACGGACAGGGCCATGGCCCTGGAGGCGGACCTGCGCAGGCTGCTGGAGGGGGAACTGGACCGGATGTCGCGGCTGTAG